The Pseudalkalibacillus hwajinpoensis DNA window GCAATTGCGCGTAACGTTGCGATTGATTATTTGAGAACCTATAACAGAAGAACAACAAGATGGCTTAGCAAGTTTGACTTTAACAAGCAACAGACAAAAGATCTAGCGCCGTTACCAGAAGAAATCTTGCTTCAAAAAGAAGAGGTTCAGGCAATCTATCATTGTTTGAAATCGTGTACGATTGATCAACAGGAGGTTCTTATTCTGCGCTATATACAGGAACTATCGATAAATGAAACAGCTGAAATACTTAACTGGAGTGTAAGTAAAGTGAAAACGACTCAACATCGGGCGCTAAAAGCACTTCGAGAACTTGCCGATGACCAAATGAAAAACCAACTAAAGGGGGTCTTATAATGAGAGACAAAACAAAATCCCTGCTCTCCCAACTACCCGAAATAAAAGATCAAAGAAGCAAAAAAACGGTCTATCAGAATGTCCAGAATAAAATGGATGAAAATCAAAGCACCAGAAATAAGAAACAAAAGAAAACACCCTGGATCATACCAACGATTGCAGCAGCTGTCGTAATCCTCCTTGCTGTACTCATTACACCCGGCTTATTTAATCAAAATGATGACTCTATTAACCTTGCTATTACTAACTCCGACACTTCAAGTAATAGTGGTTCAAATACGGAAGAATCGTCGCTTTCTAATGATACGTCTGAAGATCGATCTGATGAGCCGGCAAAAAGTACTGAGGAAAAGC harbors:
- a CDS encoding RNA polymerase sigma factor SigX, whose product is MDQTFERLYDNYHSNLFQFIFYMVKNRAVAEELVQEVYINVLRSYDNYEERSNEKTWLFAIARNVAIDYLRTYNRRTTRWLSKFDFNKQQTKDLAPLPEEILLQKEEVQAIYHCLKSCTIDQQEVLILRYIQELSINETAEILNWSVSKVKTTQHRALKALRELADDQMKNQLKGVL